In Patagioenas fasciata isolate bPatFas1 chromosome 2, bPatFas1.hap1, whole genome shotgun sequence, a single window of DNA contains:
- the LOC136097851 gene encoding cryptochrome DASH-like isoform X4, translating into MSGTAICLLRCDLRAHDNQVLHWAQSSADFVVPLYCFDPRHLLRTHCCRFPKTGPHRLRFLLESVKDLRETLKKKGSTLVVRKGKPEDVVRDLITQLGSVSAVAFHEEATQEELDVEQGLHQVCSQHRVKIQTFWGSTLYHRDDLPFRPIARLPDVYTHFRKAVESEAKVRPTLRLADELKPLAPGVEEGCIPTMEDLGQKDPVTDPRTAFPCSGGETQALMRLQYYFWDTNLVASYKETRNGLVGMDYSTKFAPWLALGCISPRYIYEQIKKYEKERTANQSTYWVLFELLWRDYFRFVALKYGRRIFSLRGLQSKEVSWKKDLELFNCWKEGKTGIPFVDANMRELAATGFMSNRGRQNVASFLTKDLGLDWRMGAEWFEYLLVDYDVCSNYGNWLYSAGIGNDPRDNRKFNMIKQGLDYDGNGDYVRLWVPELKDIKGADIHTPWALNSAALSQAGVTLGETYPQPVVTAPEWSRHINQRPRPIDRGRLQRNCISYSTLEKQ; encoded by the exons ATGTCGGGGACCGCCATCTGCCTGCTGCGCTGCGACCTGCGCGCCCACGATAACCAG gtgctgcaCTGGGCTCAGAGCAGCGCGGATTTCGTTGTCcccctttactgcttcgacccgCGGCACCTCCTGCGCACCCACTGCTGCCGCTTCCCCAAGACGGGGCCCCACCGGCTCAGGTTTTTGCTGGAAAGCGTGAAGGACCTGAGGGAAACgctcaagaaaaaaggaag CACCCTGGTTGTGAGGAAGGGGAAACCAGAAGATGTGGTCCGTGATCTGATTACTCAGCTGGGCTCTGTCAGTGCTGTGGCTTTCCATGAAGAG GCCacgcaggaggagctggatgtGGAGCAGGGGCTGCACCAGGTGTGTAGTCAGCACAGGGTGAAGATCCAGACGTTCTGGGGATCCACGTTGTATCATCGGGACGACCTTCCCTTCAGGCCTATCGCCAG GTTGCCCGATGTCTACACCCATTTCCGAAAAGCGGTGGAATCGGAGGCGAAGGTCCGGCCAACCCTGCGGTTGGCAGATGAGCTAAAGCCTCTGGCTCCAGGGGTAGAAGAAGGGTGCATCCCTACGATGGAGGATTTGGGACAGAAGG ATCCCGTGACTGATCCACGAACAGCTTTCCCCTGCAGTGGAGGAGAGACCCAGGCTTTAATGAGACTGCAGTATTATTTTTGGGACACG AACCTGGTGGCATCTTACAAGGAGACTCGGAACGGACTGGTGGGAATGGATTACTCAACTAAATTTGCACCATG GCTGGCGCTGGGCTGCATTTCACCCCGATACATCTATGAGCAGATCAAGAAGTATGAAAAAGAGAGGACAGCAAATCAGAGCACATATTG GGTCCTGTTTGAACTGCTGTGGCGGGATTACTTTCGATTTGTGGCCCTGAAGTACGGCAGAAGGATTTTCTCATTAAGAG gGCTTCAAAGTAAAGAGGTCTCCTGGAAAAAGGACCTTGAGCTCTTCAACTGTTGGAAAG AGGGCAAAACAGGGATTCCTTTTGTTGATGCCAACATGCGGGAGCTGGCTGCCACGGGCTTCATGTCGAACAGAGGGCGGCAGAACGTTGCCAGCTTTCTCACCAAGGACCTGGGTCTGGACTGGAGGATGGGGGCAGAATGGTTCGAATACCTGCTG GTGGATTACGACGTTTGTAGCAATTACGGCAACTGGTTATACAGTGCTGGTATTGGCAACGACCCACGGGACAACAGGAAGTTTAACATGATTAAACAAGGCCTGGATTACGATGGCAAC GGGGATTACGTCCGGCTGTGGGTCCCAGAACTAAAGGACATAAAAGGAGCAGATATCCACACCCCTTGGGCTCTCAACAGTGCTGCTCTATCACAGGCAGGAGTAACTTTAGGCGAGACTTACCCACAGCCAGTGGTGACAGCCCCAGAGTGGAGCCGACACATCAACCAGAGGCCC agacccatagacagAGGGAGACTTCAGAGGAACTGTATCTCCTACAGTACTTTGGAGAAGCAGTAA
- the LOC136097851 gene encoding cryptochrome DASH-like isoform X2 — MSGTAICLLRCDLRAHDNQVLHWAQSSADFVVPLYCFDPRHLLRTHCCRFPKTGPHRLRFLLESVKDLRETLKKKGSTLVVRKGKPEDVVRDLITQLGSVSAVAFHEEATQEELDVEQGLHQVCSQHRVKIQTFWGSTLYHRDDLPFRPIARLPDVYTHFRKAVESEAKVRPTLRLADELKPLAPGVEEGCIPTMEDLGQKDPVTDPRTAFPCSGGETQALMRLQYYFWDTNLVASYKETRNGLVGMDYSTKFAPWLALGCISPRYIYEQIKKYEKERTANQSTYWVLFELLWRDYFRFVALKYGRRIFSLRGLQSKEVSWKKDLELFNCWKEGKTGIPFVDANMRELAATGFMSNRGRQNVASFLTKDLGLDWRMGAEWFEYLLVDYDVCSNYGNWLYSAGIGNDPRDNRKFNMIKQGLDYDGNGDYVRLWVPELKDIKGADIHTPWALNSAALSQAGVTLGETYPQPVVTAPEWSRHINQRPGRNPHPRGRTGPARPPAPHKDRGIDFYFSRKKDVR; from the exons ATGTCGGGGACCGCCATCTGCCTGCTGCGCTGCGACCTGCGCGCCCACGATAACCAG gtgctgcaCTGGGCTCAGAGCAGCGCGGATTTCGTTGTCcccctttactgcttcgacccgCGGCACCTCCTGCGCACCCACTGCTGCCGCTTCCCCAAGACGGGGCCCCACCGGCTCAGGTTTTTGCTGGAAAGCGTGAAGGACCTGAGGGAAACgctcaagaaaaaaggaag CACCCTGGTTGTGAGGAAGGGGAAACCAGAAGATGTGGTCCGTGATCTGATTACTCAGCTGGGCTCTGTCAGTGCTGTGGCTTTCCATGAAGAG GCCacgcaggaggagctggatgtGGAGCAGGGGCTGCACCAGGTGTGTAGTCAGCACAGGGTGAAGATCCAGACGTTCTGGGGATCCACGTTGTATCATCGGGACGACCTTCCCTTCAGGCCTATCGCCAG GTTGCCCGATGTCTACACCCATTTCCGAAAAGCGGTGGAATCGGAGGCGAAGGTCCGGCCAACCCTGCGGTTGGCAGATGAGCTAAAGCCTCTGGCTCCAGGGGTAGAAGAAGGGTGCATCCCTACGATGGAGGATTTGGGACAGAAGG ATCCCGTGACTGATCCACGAACAGCTTTCCCCTGCAGTGGAGGAGAGACCCAGGCTTTAATGAGACTGCAGTATTATTTTTGGGACACG AACCTGGTGGCATCTTACAAGGAGACTCGGAACGGACTGGTGGGAATGGATTACTCAACTAAATTTGCACCATG GCTGGCGCTGGGCTGCATTTCACCCCGATACATCTATGAGCAGATCAAGAAGTATGAAAAAGAGAGGACAGCAAATCAGAGCACATATTG GGTCCTGTTTGAACTGCTGTGGCGGGATTACTTTCGATTTGTGGCCCTGAAGTACGGCAGAAGGATTTTCTCATTAAGAG gGCTTCAAAGTAAAGAGGTCTCCTGGAAAAAGGACCTTGAGCTCTTCAACTGTTGGAAAG AGGGCAAAACAGGGATTCCTTTTGTTGATGCCAACATGCGGGAGCTGGCTGCCACGGGCTTCATGTCGAACAGAGGGCGGCAGAACGTTGCCAGCTTTCTCACCAAGGACCTGGGTCTGGACTGGAGGATGGGGGCAGAATGGTTCGAATACCTGCTG GTGGATTACGACGTTTGTAGCAATTACGGCAACTGGTTATACAGTGCTGGTATTGGCAACGACCCACGGGACAACAGGAAGTTTAACATGATTAAACAAGGCCTGGATTACGATGGCAAC GGGGATTACGTCCGGCTGTGGGTCCCAGAACTAAAGGACATAAAAGGAGCAGATATCCACACCCCTTGGGCTCTCAACAGTGCTGCTCTATCACAGGCAGGAGTAACTTTAGGCGAGACTTACCCACAGCCAGTGGTGACAGCCCCAGAGTGGAGCCGACACATCAACCAGAGGCCC GGCAGAAATCCCCACCCCAGGGGCAGGACAGGACCCGCACGCCCACCGGCGCCGCACAAGGACAGAGGGATAGATTTTTACTTCTCTCGCAAGAAAGACGTACGATGA
- the LOC136097851 gene encoding cryptochrome DASH-like isoform X1 codes for MSGTAICLLRCDLRAHDNQVLHWAQSSADFVVPLYCFDPRHLLRTHCCRFPKTGPHRLRFLLESVKDLRETLKKKGSTLVVRKGKPEDVVRDLITQLGSVSAVAFHEEATQEELDVEQGLHQVCSQHRVKIQTFWGSTLYHRDDLPFRPIARLPDVYTHFRKAVESEAKVRPTLRLADELKPLAPGVEEGCIPTMEDLGQKDPVTDPRTAFPCSGGETQALMRLQYYFWDTNLVASYKETRNGLVGMDYSTKFAPWLALGCISPRYIYEQIKKYEKERTANQSTYWVLFELLWRDYFRFVALKYGRRIFSLRGLQSKEVSWKKDLELFNCWKEGKTGIPFVDANMRELAATGFMSNRGRQNVASFLTKDLGLDWRMGAEWFEYLLVDYDVCSNYGNWLYSAGIGNDPRDNRKFNMIKQGLDYDGNGDYVRLWVPELKDIKGADIHTPWALNSAALSQAGVTLGETYPQPVVTAPEWSRHINQRPQGRNPHPRGRTGPARPPAPHKDRGIDFYFSRKKDVR; via the exons ATGTCGGGGACCGCCATCTGCCTGCTGCGCTGCGACCTGCGCGCCCACGATAACCAG gtgctgcaCTGGGCTCAGAGCAGCGCGGATTTCGTTGTCcccctttactgcttcgacccgCGGCACCTCCTGCGCACCCACTGCTGCCGCTTCCCCAAGACGGGGCCCCACCGGCTCAGGTTTTTGCTGGAAAGCGTGAAGGACCTGAGGGAAACgctcaagaaaaaaggaag CACCCTGGTTGTGAGGAAGGGGAAACCAGAAGATGTGGTCCGTGATCTGATTACTCAGCTGGGCTCTGTCAGTGCTGTGGCTTTCCATGAAGAG GCCacgcaggaggagctggatgtGGAGCAGGGGCTGCACCAGGTGTGTAGTCAGCACAGGGTGAAGATCCAGACGTTCTGGGGATCCACGTTGTATCATCGGGACGACCTTCCCTTCAGGCCTATCGCCAG GTTGCCCGATGTCTACACCCATTTCCGAAAAGCGGTGGAATCGGAGGCGAAGGTCCGGCCAACCCTGCGGTTGGCAGATGAGCTAAAGCCTCTGGCTCCAGGGGTAGAAGAAGGGTGCATCCCTACGATGGAGGATTTGGGACAGAAGG ATCCCGTGACTGATCCACGAACAGCTTTCCCCTGCAGTGGAGGAGAGACCCAGGCTTTAATGAGACTGCAGTATTATTTTTGGGACACG AACCTGGTGGCATCTTACAAGGAGACTCGGAACGGACTGGTGGGAATGGATTACTCAACTAAATTTGCACCATG GCTGGCGCTGGGCTGCATTTCACCCCGATACATCTATGAGCAGATCAAGAAGTATGAAAAAGAGAGGACAGCAAATCAGAGCACATATTG GGTCCTGTTTGAACTGCTGTGGCGGGATTACTTTCGATTTGTGGCCCTGAAGTACGGCAGAAGGATTTTCTCATTAAGAG gGCTTCAAAGTAAAGAGGTCTCCTGGAAAAAGGACCTTGAGCTCTTCAACTGTTGGAAAG AGGGCAAAACAGGGATTCCTTTTGTTGATGCCAACATGCGGGAGCTGGCTGCCACGGGCTTCATGTCGAACAGAGGGCGGCAGAACGTTGCCAGCTTTCTCACCAAGGACCTGGGTCTGGACTGGAGGATGGGGGCAGAATGGTTCGAATACCTGCTG GTGGATTACGACGTTTGTAGCAATTACGGCAACTGGTTATACAGTGCTGGTATTGGCAACGACCCACGGGACAACAGGAAGTTTAACATGATTAAACAAGGCCTGGATTACGATGGCAAC GGGGATTACGTCCGGCTGTGGGTCCCAGAACTAAAGGACATAAAAGGAGCAGATATCCACACCCCTTGGGCTCTCAACAGTGCTGCTCTATCACAGGCAGGAGTAACTTTAGGCGAGACTTACCCACAGCCAGTGGTGACAGCCCCAGAGTGGAGCCGACACATCAACCAGAGGCCC CAGGGCAGAAATCCCCACCCCAGGGGCAGGACAGGACCCGCACGCCCACCGGCGCCGCACAAGGACAGAGGGATAGATTTTTACTTCTCTCGCAAGAAAGACGTACGATGA
- the LOC136097851 gene encoding cryptochrome DASH-like isoform X3 — MSGTAICLLRCDLRAHDNQVLHWAQSSADFVVPLYCFDPRHLLRTHCCRFPKTGPHRLRFLLESVKDLRETLKKKGSTLVVRKGKPEDVVRDLITQLGSVSAVAFHEEATQEELDVEQGLHQVCSQHRVKIQTFWGSTLYHRDDLPFRPIARLPDVYTHFRKAVESEAKVRPTLRLADELKPLAPGVEEGCIPTMEDLGQKDPVTDPRTAFPCSGGETQALMRLQYYFWDTNLVASYKETRNGLVGMDYSTKFAPWLALGCISPRYIYEQIKKYEKERTANQSTYWVLFELLWRDYFRFVALKYGRRIFSLRGLQSKEVSWKKDLELFNCWKEGKTGIPFVDANMRELAATGFMSNRGRQNVASFLTKDLGLDWRMGAEWFEYLLVDYDVCSNYGNWLYSAGIGNDPRDNRKFNMIKQGLDYDGNGDYVRLWVPELKDIKGADIHTPWALNSAALSQAGVTLGETYPQPVVTAPEWSRHINQRPVQYQISQATSGKICGSRAFHVWPRC, encoded by the exons ATGTCGGGGACCGCCATCTGCCTGCTGCGCTGCGACCTGCGCGCCCACGATAACCAG gtgctgcaCTGGGCTCAGAGCAGCGCGGATTTCGTTGTCcccctttactgcttcgacccgCGGCACCTCCTGCGCACCCACTGCTGCCGCTTCCCCAAGACGGGGCCCCACCGGCTCAGGTTTTTGCTGGAAAGCGTGAAGGACCTGAGGGAAACgctcaagaaaaaaggaag CACCCTGGTTGTGAGGAAGGGGAAACCAGAAGATGTGGTCCGTGATCTGATTACTCAGCTGGGCTCTGTCAGTGCTGTGGCTTTCCATGAAGAG GCCacgcaggaggagctggatgtGGAGCAGGGGCTGCACCAGGTGTGTAGTCAGCACAGGGTGAAGATCCAGACGTTCTGGGGATCCACGTTGTATCATCGGGACGACCTTCCCTTCAGGCCTATCGCCAG GTTGCCCGATGTCTACACCCATTTCCGAAAAGCGGTGGAATCGGAGGCGAAGGTCCGGCCAACCCTGCGGTTGGCAGATGAGCTAAAGCCTCTGGCTCCAGGGGTAGAAGAAGGGTGCATCCCTACGATGGAGGATTTGGGACAGAAGG ATCCCGTGACTGATCCACGAACAGCTTTCCCCTGCAGTGGAGGAGAGACCCAGGCTTTAATGAGACTGCAGTATTATTTTTGGGACACG AACCTGGTGGCATCTTACAAGGAGACTCGGAACGGACTGGTGGGAATGGATTACTCAACTAAATTTGCACCATG GCTGGCGCTGGGCTGCATTTCACCCCGATACATCTATGAGCAGATCAAGAAGTATGAAAAAGAGAGGACAGCAAATCAGAGCACATATTG GGTCCTGTTTGAACTGCTGTGGCGGGATTACTTTCGATTTGTGGCCCTGAAGTACGGCAGAAGGATTTTCTCATTAAGAG gGCTTCAAAGTAAAGAGGTCTCCTGGAAAAAGGACCTTGAGCTCTTCAACTGTTGGAAAG AGGGCAAAACAGGGATTCCTTTTGTTGATGCCAACATGCGGGAGCTGGCTGCCACGGGCTTCATGTCGAACAGAGGGCGGCAGAACGTTGCCAGCTTTCTCACCAAGGACCTGGGTCTGGACTGGAGGATGGGGGCAGAATGGTTCGAATACCTGCTG GTGGATTACGACGTTTGTAGCAATTACGGCAACTGGTTATACAGTGCTGGTATTGGCAACGACCCACGGGACAACAGGAAGTTTAACATGATTAAACAAGGCCTGGATTACGATGGCAAC GGGGATTACGTCCGGCTGTGGGTCCCAGAACTAAAGGACATAAAAGGAGCAGATATCCACACCCCTTGGGCTCTCAACAGTGCTGCTCTATCACAGGCAGGAGTAACTTTAGGCGAGACTTACCCACAGCCAGTGGTGACAGCCCCAGAGTGGAGCCGACACATCAACCAGAGGCCC GTGCAGTACCAAATTTCTCAGGCCACGAGTGGGAAGATTTGTGGAAGCAGAGCCTTCCACGTCTGGCCACGCTGCTGA